One genomic window of Elaeis guineensis isolate ETL-2024a chromosome 2, EG11, whole genome shotgun sequence includes the following:
- the LOC105040886 gene encoding LOW QUALITY PROTEIN: probable hexosyltransferase MUCI70 (The sequence of the model RefSeq protein was modified relative to this genomic sequence to represent the inferred CDS: inserted 1 base in 1 codon), with product MTGGSLGLRSSGSYGSLQAQPHNGAALPIQSTSVSVSIRKPQKMLLQSSREKERFLLWICKLAGRRKIGMLLVLIASAAVILSFISAMSKDEDASEVPQTNLDSSYHVWGLVSTGKTALHNVTPPLTSVKESKTEITANPNQQSASGDNETQPSVPVLPLSATFTRHPXENFSFSPPPADRKRTGPRPCPVCYIPAEQAMVFMPALPSASPVLKNLTYVSEENLAVNETNGGTIFGGHPSLQQRNESFDIRESMSVHCGFVRGKKPGQGTGFDINDADLREMEQCRGVVVASAIFGNYDMMQQPRNISEYAKRNACFYMFVDEETEAYIKNTTNLDSIQRVGLWRVVVVRNLPYVDARRNGKVPKLLLHRLFPNVRFSLWIDGKLELVVDPYQILERFLWRKNATFAISRHYRRFDVFEEAEANKAAGKYDNASIDHQIEFYKREGLTHYSLAKLPITSDVPEGCVIIREHIPITNLFTCLWFNEVDRFTSRDQLSFSTVRDKIMSRVNWSINMFMDCERRNFVVQAYHRDLLEQRLASLSHPPPPVVVHESPGNSVPRNVLHGIAKAPPSRKLPMRRGRDRKSSSRHHRNKIVRENNTI from the exons ATGACTGGAGGGTCATTGGGTCTTCGATCGTCGGGGAGTTATGGATCACTGCAAGCGCAGCCACACAACGGTGCCGCATTGCCGATTCAGTCGACCTCTGTCTCCGTCTCCATCCGCAAGCCGCAGAAGATGCTCCTCCAGAGctcgagagagaaagaaaggttcCTGCTATGGATCTGCAAGCTCGCTGGCAGGAGGAAGATTGGGATGCTGCTGGTGCTGATCGCTTCAGCTGCAGTCATTCTGTCTTTCATCTCTGCTATGAGTAAAG ATGAAGATGCATCAGAAGTTCCTCAGACTAACCTGGATTCTTCATATCATGTCTGGGGTCTTGTAAGCACTGGCAAGACAGCATTGCATAATGTGACACCTCCCTTGACTTCAGTAAAAGAGTCCAAGACAGAGATAACAGCAAATCCGAACCAACAGTCTGCAAGTGGTGATAATGAAACCCAGCCTTCTGTTCCAGTTCTTCCGCTCAGTGCAACTTTTACACGGCATC TGGAAAATTTCTCCTTTTCTCCCCCACCAGCTGACAGGAAACGTACTGGCCCACGCC CATGCCCTGTGTGCTATATCCCTGCAGAGCAGGCCATGGTCTTCATGCCTGCTTTGCCATCAGCATCACCTGTCCTTAAGAACTTAACTTATGTTTCTGAAGAAAACTTAGCAGTGAATGAGACAAATGGAGGTACTATATTTGGAGGACATCCCTCTCTGCAGCAGAGAAATGAATCTTTTGATATTAGAGAGTCGATGTCTGTGCACTGTGG ATTTGTTAGAGGAAAGAAACCTGGTCAAGGGACTGGGTTTGACATAAATGATGCGGATCTTCGTGAGATGGAGCAATGCCGTGGGGTAGTTGTGGCCTCTGCTATTTTTG GAAATTATGATATGATGCAACAACCGAGAAACATTAGTGAATATGCAAAGAGAAATGCGTGCTTTTATATGTTTGTGGATGAAGAAACAGAAGCCTACATAAAGAACACCACTAACCTGGACAGCATTCAAAGAGTTGGGTTATGGAGAGTGGTGGTAGTTCGAAACCTTCCTTATGTAGATGCAAGACGTAATGGAAAG GTTCCAAAACTGCTGCTCCATAGGCTTTTTCCTAATGTGCGGTTTTCTCTTTGGATTGATGGAAAGCTTGAGCTTGTTGTGGATCCCTATCAAATTCTTGAGAG ATTCTTGTGGCGGAAGAATGCTACTTTTGCGATCTCTAGGCACTACAGACGCTTTGATGTTTTTGAGGAAGCAGAGGCTAATAAAGCCGCAGGAAAGTATGATAATGCCTCAATCGACCACCAAATTGAGTTTTACAAGAGAGAGGGTTTAACACACTATTCCCTAGCTAAGCTTCCTATTACAAGCG ATGTCCCTGAAGGCTGTGTGATCATCAGAGAACATATTCCCATCACCAATCTGTTCACCTGTCTGTGGTTTAATGAGGTTGATCGTTTTACCTCTAGAGATCAACTCAGTTTCAGTACTGTAAGGGACAAAATAATGTCTAGAGTAAACTGGAGTATCAACATGTTCATGGACTGTGAAAGGCGCAACTTTGTTGTTCAG GCATACCACAGAGATTTGTTAGAACAAAGGCTTGCTTCCTTGAGCCATCCACCACCTCCTGTGGTGGTTCATGAATCGCCTGGAAATTCAGTTCCACGAAATGTTCTGCATGGGATTGCGAAAGCTCCTCCATCCAGGAAGCTGCCTATGAGGCGTGGGAGGGATAGGAAATCAAGTTCCAGGCATCACCGTAATAAAATTGTAAGAGAGAACAATACAATCTAA